In a genomic window of Jaculus jaculus isolate mJacJac1 chromosome 8, mJacJac1.mat.Y.cur, whole genome shotgun sequence:
- the LOC101617620 gene encoding olfactory receptor 4K3-like codes for MYGGNQSVVSEFVLLGLAHSQDTQIILFIAFLILYLIIVSGNIVIMILITTDHHLHSPMYFLLANLSFVDMWLSSISTPKMITDFLRENKTISFAGCISQIFFAHFIAAAEMALLVVMAYDRYVAICKPLHYFTIMSLKRCTGLVLTSWTIGFVHAMSYLVVTVQLPFCGPREIDSFFCDMPLVIKLACMDYYQLDNLMNGDCGVVAVTCFILLLVSYTYILHTVRQKSKAGASKALSTCSAHITVVMIFFVPCFFIYVWPLNITWVDKFLAVFYSVFTPLLNPTIYTLRNKEMKNAMKRLTGYYIDPKGKT; via the coding sequence ATGTATGGAGGAAATCAATCCGTGGTTTCAGAATTCGTGCTTCTGGGACTTGCCCACTCACAAGATACTCAGATCATACTCTTCATAGCATTTCTGATACTTTATCTGATCATTGTATCTGGAAATATTGTCATTATGATTTTAATCACCACTGATCACCATCTCCATTCTCCCATGTACTTCTTGTTGGCCAACTTGTCCTTTGTTGACATGTGGCTTTCCTCAATCTCCACTCCCAAGATGATCACAGATTTTCTCAGGGAAAACAAAACCATTTCCTTTGCAGGCTGCATATCTCAGATCTTCTTTGCCCACTTCATTGCTGCTGCTGAGATGGCACTCCTGGTGGTAATGGCCTATGACCGCTATGTGGCCATTTGCAAACCACTCCACTACTTCACCATTATGAGTCTGAAAAGATGCACTGGGCTCGTGTTGACTTCCTGGACCATTGGCTTTGTGCATGCCATGAGTTACCTGGTTGTGACTGTGCAGCTACCTTTCTGTGGCCCCAGGGAGATAGACAGCTTCTTCTGTGACATGCCACTAGTAATCAAGCTGGCATGCATGGATTACTATCAACTGGACAATTTAATGAATGGTGATTGTGGAGTTGTGGCTGTAACCTGCTTCATTCTGTTACTGGTATCCTATACATATATTCTTCACACTGTTCGCCAGAAATCTAAGGCTGGGGCATCTAAGGCACTGTCTACCTGCAGCGCCCACATCACAGTGGTGATGATCTTCTTTGTGCCCTGCTTTTTCATCTACGTGTGGCCACTCAACATCACCTGGGTAGACAAATTTCTTGCagtgttttattctgtttttacaCCTCTCCTAAATCCTACCATTTatacactgagaaataaagagaTGAAAAATGCTATGAAAAGATTAACAGGCTATTACATAGATCCCAAAGGGAAAACTTAA